The following coding sequences are from one uncultured Bacteroides sp. window:
- a CDS encoding DUF2141 domain-containing protein → MIVVDGMEELKGSLIIAVYNSDTTFLKKPAFVAKRAIHSDTEKVKIDLPEGEYAVSLFQDVNDNGKLDRKEFGIPIEKYGFSNNAKGKMGSPTFEEAKFGLSKNTVIRIRIQ, encoded by the coding sequence GTGATAGTAGTAGATGGCATGGAAGAACTAAAAGGTTCTTTGATCATCGCTGTTTATAATTCGGATACGACTTTCCTGAAAAAGCCCGCTTTTGTAGCAAAAAGAGCCATACACTCTGACACAGAGAAAGTCAAGATCGATTTGCCAGAAGGTGAATACGCCGTTTCTCTCTTCCAAGACGTAAATGATAATGGAAAATTGGACAGAAAAGAATTCGGCATTCCCATAGAAAAATATGGGTTCAGCAACAATGCAAAAGGAAAAATGGGTTCCCCTACTTTCGAAGAAGCGAAGTTTGGGCTAAGCAAGAATACGGTTATCCGTATAAGGATTCAATAA